A region of Deltaproteobacteria bacterium DNA encodes the following proteins:
- the murA gene encoding UDP-N-acetylglucosamine 1-carboxyvinyltransferase, whose amino-acid sequence MDKIVIEGGTPLKGAVSISGAKNAALPVMAACLLTGGWHRLTRIPQLRDIRTIQQIMSDLGTVFRQEGEEGALEVDSGNLTGYEAPYELVKTMRASILLLGPLLARCGRARISLPGGCAIGARPVNLHLKALVAMGADIYLEHGYINARANRLNGANIFFDIPTVTGTENIMMAAVTARGRTILKNAANEPEVQDLADMLRSMGADIQGDGTDTVVIQGVDHLRPCQHEIIPDRIEAGTFMIGAAITGGNITIDACLPGHLTSLVEKLRLAGADVDAGDRCMTIRGPDRIQSVDIQTMPYPGFPTDLQAQFMTLMAVADGWSMIRETVFENRFIHVSELQRMGADIETNGSQALVKGKERLFSAPVMATDLRASASLVLAGLVAEGGRTEVHRIYHLDRGYEAIEKKFSGLGAAIWRESG is encoded by the coding sequence ATGGACAAGATCGTTATTGAAGGGGGAACTCCCCTGAAGGGCGCTGTCAGCATCAGCGGCGCCAAAAATGCGGCCCTTCCGGTGATGGCTGCCTGTCTCCTGACAGGTGGCTGGCATCGACTGACACGGATCCCCCAATTGAGAGACATTCGGACCATCCAGCAAATCATGTCGGATCTGGGCACGGTATTCAGGCAAGAAGGGGAGGAGGGCGCCCTCGAGGTGGATTCAGGCAATCTGACAGGCTATGAGGCCCCCTATGAACTGGTCAAGACCATGCGGGCATCCATCCTCCTATTGGGACCGCTCCTGGCCCGGTGCGGCAGGGCCAGGATCTCTCTACCCGGCGGGTGCGCCATCGGGGCCCGGCCCGTCAATCTTCATCTCAAGGCCCTGGTGGCCATGGGGGCTGATATCTATTTGGAGCATGGGTATATCAATGCCCGGGCAAACCGTTTAAACGGCGCGAACATCTTTTTTGACATCCCCACGGTCACCGGTACTGAGAATATCATGATGGCCGCGGTTACGGCCCGGGGCCGGACCATTCTCAAAAATGCGGCCAATGAACCTGAGGTTCAGGATCTGGCCGATATGCTCCGGTCCATGGGCGCGGACATCCAGGGGGACGGGACAGATACCGTTGTCATTCAGGGGGTGGATCACCTGAGGCCCTGCCAACACGAGATCATACCCGACAGGATCGAGGCAGGGACCTTTATGATCGGAGCGGCCATTACCGGAGGAAACATCACCATCGATGCCTGCCTGCCCGGCCACCTGACCTCCCTTGTCGAAAAGCTGAGACTGGCCGGTGCGGACGTCGACGCAGGGGATCGTTGCATGACCATACGGGGGCCTGACCGCATTCAGAGTGTTGACATCCAGACCATGCCCTATCCTGGTTTCCCTACGGATCTCCAGGCCCAGTTCATGACCCTCATGGCCGTTGCCGATGGGTGGAGCATGATCCGGGAAACCGTCTTTGAGAACCGATTTATTCACGTCAGCGAACTGCAGCGCATGGGCGCAGATATCGAAACCAACGGGAGTCAGGCCCTGGTCAAGGGAAAAGAACGGCTCTTTTCCGCTCCGGTTATGGCAACCGATCTCAGGGCCAGTGCGTCCCTCGTCCTGGCCGGACTGGTCGCCGAAGGGGGGAGGACCGAGGTACACCGGATCTATCATCTGGACAGGGGATACGAGGCCATTGAAAAGAAATTCAGCGGATTGGGGGCCGCCATATGGCGAGAAAGCGGGTAG
- a CDS encoding YraN family protein, with protein sequence MTRERLELGAFGEELALRKIKRLGYRSILRNYRCPLGEVDLIARDGDTLVFIEIKTRKGKTVGYAKEAVNERKRRQLSKVALAYMKSMNCCDIKARFDVVAVSLGPGEPEIEVIKNAFDLAY encoded by the coding sequence TTGACAAGGGAACGGCTCGAATTAGGCGCATTTGGAGAAGAATTGGCCCTCAGGAAGATAAAACGCCTGGGGTATCGATCCATTCTTCGAAACTACCGGTGCCCCTTGGGGGAGGTGGACCTGATTGCACGGGATGGCGACACCCTGGTCTTCATTGAGATCAAAACCAGAAAGGGAAAGACCGTCGGCTATGCCAAAGAGGCTGTTAATGAGAGGAAACGGAGGCAGCTCTCAAAGGTTGCCCTGGCCTATATGAAATCAATGAACTGTTGCGATATCAAGGCCAGATTCGATGTGGTCGCCGTCAGCCTGGGACCAGGCGAACCTGAAATTGAAGTCATAAAAAACGCCTTCGATCTGGCCTATTAG
- a CDS encoding nucleoside phosphorylase, giving the protein MQRETHSQGIIHPVKGKRDPTLGPVVLMVMLPQELKRLVRLSGAIEIQFSDSPLYRLYRAESETPASAVALAGPFIGAPHAVMGLEKLIVMGARQIWVLGWCGSLQPDLNIGDLVIPVRAISEEGTSQHYPLAGEEPSADPGLNRMLAGAVVHKGREAVEGDIWTTDAIYRETPEKVSRFQKLGVLAVDMELSALLTVAAYRSSSLTALMVVSDELSDLKWKPGFSEPRLRESTRLAGDLLFDLSKTSADRYPLK; this is encoded by the coding sequence ATGCAAAGGGAAACGCACAGTCAGGGGATTATTCATCCGGTAAAGGGAAAGAGGGATCCCACACTAGGTCCTGTTGTGCTGATGGTGATGCTCCCTCAGGAGCTAAAGCGGCTTGTCCGGCTGTCCGGGGCAATAGAAATTCAGTTCAGTGACTCGCCCCTGTACCGGCTCTACCGGGCTGAAAGTGAAACGCCTGCGTCCGCCGTTGCCCTGGCAGGGCCGTTTATCGGCGCTCCCCATGCGGTCATGGGCCTGGAAAAACTGATTGTTATGGGGGCCAGACAGATATGGGTTCTGGGATGGTGCGGATCATTGCAGCCTGATCTGAACATCGGCGATCTGGTGATCCCGGTCCGGGCAATATCAGAAGAGGGGACTTCACAGCATTATCCTTTGGCAGGTGAGGAGCCCAGTGCCGATCCAGGACTCAACCGGATGCTGGCAGGCGCCGTTGTCCACAAAGGCCGGGAGGCTGTAGAAGGAGACATCTGGACCACAGATGCCATCTATCGGGAGACCCCGGAGAAGGTAAGCCGTTTTCAGAAATTGGGCGTTCTGGCCGTGGATATGGAATTATCGGCCCTCTTAACGGTAGCGGCCTATCGTTCATCGTCACTGACAGCCCTGATGGTGGTTTCAGATGAACTGTCTGATCTTAAGTGGAAGCCGGGCTTCTCCGAACCCAGATTGAGAGAAAGCACCCGGCTGGCAGGCGACCTGCTTTTCGATCTTTCCAAGACCTCGGCGGACCGCTATCCTTTGAAATAA
- the rpsP gene encoding 30S ribosomal protein S16, with product MAVRIRMTRMGAKKKPFYRLVAADSQARRDGRFLEILGYYDPTKDPAVVKIHEEKVNYWLGQGARVSESAKAILKKEGMMQSHSASN from the coding sequence ATGGCAGTTAGAATTCGAATGACACGGATGGGTGCGAAAAAGAAGCCGTTTTACCGTCTGGTGGCGGCCGATTCACAAGCACGGCGGGATGGAAGATTTTTAGAGATACTGGGTTATTATGATCCCACGAAGGATCCTGCGGTAGTGAAGATCCACGAAGAGAAGGTAAACTACTGGCTTGGACAAGGGGCGCGCGTCTCGGAATCGGCCAAGGCCATCCTGAAGAAGGAAGGCATGATGCAATCCCATTCAGCGTCAAATTGA
- the trmD gene encoding tRNA (guanosine(37)-N1)-methyltransferase TrmD, giving the protein MTFSVLTLFPEMIEAYLRQGVLGHAVSRGLVGVTLVNIRDFARGTHKITDDRPYGGGDGMIMKPGPISRALGSIDRVNGISRVILLSPQGKRFDQSMAWEMSRWDQLILICGRYEGVDERILSTHIDLELSVGDYILTGGELGAMVVIDAVARLIPGVLGGERSSVEDSFEDGLLKYPQYTRPRTFQGSDVPDVLLSGDHEKIRVWRRKESLRRTVERRPDLLKQANLTAEDRAFLAEL; this is encoded by the coding sequence ATGACTTTTAGCGTTCTTACCCTCTTTCCTGAAATGATCGAGGCCTATCTGAGACAGGGTGTTTTGGGCCATGCGGTGAGCAGGGGATTGGTGGGTGTCACGCTGGTCAATATCCGCGACTTTGCGAGAGGAACCCACAAAATCACAGATGACCGTCCATATGGCGGGGGCGACGGTATGATCATGAAACCGGGGCCTATCTCCCGCGCCCTGGGGTCGATTGACAGGGTTAACGGAATAAGTCGGGTGATCCTCCTCAGTCCTCAGGGAAAGCGGTTCGACCAGTCGATGGCATGGGAGATGTCCCGATGGGACCAACTTATCCTGATCTGCGGCCGCTATGAAGGGGTCGATGAGAGGATCCTGTCGACCCATATCGATTTGGAACTCTCGGTGGGCGATTATATCCTGACGGGAGGGGAACTGGGGGCCATGGTGGTCATTGATGCGGTGGCCCGACTCATCCCGGGGGTTCTGGGGGGTGAAAGATCCAGTGTCGAGGATTCTTTTGAAGACGGCCTTTTGAAATACCCTCAATACACCCGGCCCAGGACGTTCCAGGGAAGTGACGTACCGGACGTCCTCCTATCCGGGGATCACGAAAAAATCAGGGTGTGGCGCAGGAAGGAATCCCTCAGACGGACCGTAGAAAGACGACCTGACCTCCTGAAACAGGCCAACCTGACGGCAGAGGACAGAGCGTTTCTGGCGGAACTATAG
- the rplS gene encoding 50S ribosomal protein L19, with protein sequence MNIMEALEKEQMRVDIPDFRPGDTVRVHARIKEGEKERIQMFQGVVIRKRKGTTGATFTVRKVSYNIGVERIFPLHSPVIDKIEIVTRGKVRRGRLYYLRNLRGKAARIKEKRT encoded by the coding sequence ATGAATATCATGGAAGCGCTTGAAAAGGAACAGATGCGTGTCGATATTCCCGATTTCAGGCCGGGGGACACGGTTCGGGTACACGCCAGGATAAAAGAGGGCGAGAAAGAACGAATCCAGATGTTTCAGGGGGTTGTTATTCGTAAGCGGAAGGGGACTACCGGCGCCACCTTTACCGTCAGGAAGGTCTCCTACAATATCGGTGTCGAACGGATCTTTCCGCTGCATTCCCCGGTGATAGATAAAATCGAGATCGTCACAAGGGGCAAGGTCCGGAGGGGACGCCTTTACTACCTGAGAAACCTGAGGGGAAAGGCGGCCAGGATCAAGGAGAAACGAACCTGA
- a CDS encoding acylphosphatase yields the protein MNNTRMRLIIEGRVQGVWFRESTRREAASLGLTGWVKNRPDGAVEVLIEGPEQDVNRLVSWCRKGPPAARVTGISKEQETWQGEFDSFDIVF from the coding sequence ATGAATAACACCAGGATGCGCCTCATCATTGAAGGCCGGGTTCAAGGCGTGTGGTTCAGGGAGTCCACCCGGCGGGAGGCTGCATCACTGGGGCTGACCGGATGGGTAAAAAACCGGCCGGACGGGGCCGTGGAGGTCCTGATCGAAGGGCCTGAACAAGATGTCAACAGACTGGTTTCCTGGTGCCGGAAAGGTCCCCCTGCCGCCAGAGTGACCGGCATTTCCAAGGAGCAGGAGACCTGGCAGGGCGAGTTTGACTCTTTTGACATTGTTTTTTAG
- a CDS encoding KH domain-containing protein has product MKELISYIAKALVDKPEEVAVTEIEGEQTSVIELKVAKDDLGKVIGKQGRTARAMRTILSAASTKIKKRSVLEIIE; this is encoded by the coding sequence ATGAAGGAGTTGATTTCATATATTGCGAAAGCGCTCGTGGATAAACCGGAAGAAGTGGCCGTTACGGAAATAGAGGGAGAACAGACGTCCGTTATTGAGCTGAAAGTAGCCAAGGATGATCTCGGAAAAGTCATCGGCAAGCAGGGCCGCACGGCACGCGCCATGCGGACGATTCTCAGCGCAGCCTCCACAAAGATTAAGAAACGATCGGTTCTGGAGATAATAGAATAG
- a CDS encoding ribonuclease HII — translation MGPHENFQLFPECVDPLTGTPFFYEGLARQTGYRLIAGVDEAGRGPLAGPVVAAAVIFSGTPDLQGIRDSKQMTAGKREEAFAVIQREALTTGIGVVPRWYIDEFNILRASLEAMSRAVKALDPQPEILLVDGIHPVPISITQRCLKKGDQICTSISAASVLAKVYRDRIMRACHKMYPVYDFDKNKGYGTARHLAALKAYGPCPFHRLTFRRVAWEWKTTLSSRRAQFSFFENV, via the coding sequence GTGGGTCCGCATGAAAATTTTCAGCTCTTCCCGGAGTGTGTCGACCCCTTGACCGGAACTCCCTTTTTTTATGAGGGGTTGGCGCGACAGACCGGATACCGGCTGATCGCCGGGGTGGATGAAGCAGGTCGGGGTCCCCTGGCCGGTCCGGTGGTGGCCGCGGCAGTCATCTTTTCCGGAACTCCGGATCTGCAGGGAATCCGGGATTCAAAACAGATGACGGCAGGGAAGAGAGAAGAGGCATTCGCCGTCATCCAGCGGGAGGCCTTAACCACGGGCATCGGTGTTGTTCCTCGCTGGTATATTGACGAATTCAATATTCTGAGGGCCTCACTCGAGGCCATGTCGCGCGCTGTAAAGGCCCTTGACCCGCAACCGGAGATCCTTCTTGTTGACGGGATCCATCCAGTTCCCATTTCCATCACTCAGAGATGTCTTAAGAAGGGCGACCAGATCTGTACCAGCATCTCTGCTGCCTCAGTCCTTGCCAAGGTGTACCGGGACAGGATCATGCGGGCCTGTCATAAAATGTATCCCGTCTACGATTTTGATAAAAACAAGGGCTATGGAACCGCCCGACACCTTGCCGCACTGAAGGCGTATGGACCATGTCCATTTCACCGGTTGACCTTTAGACGAGTCGCGTGGGAATGGAAAACCACATTGAGTTCAAGACGGGCACAATTTTCATTTTTTGAGAATGTTTAG
- the rimM gene encoding ribosome maturation factor RimM (Essential for efficient processing of 16S rRNA) yields MLLIGKVLRPHGLEGLLRVRSFARSEASFRQTSEVLVRPAGGEIHACKVVSANPHKNIVLMKLEGVNSLEEAEKLREAEVLIPTETIPREEGEYFWHELIGLKVFQNTGEYIGDISRIIPAGGGEIYVVGRGKKEIFVPATYEVVKEINLEKGTMTISPMEGLLNLNDF; encoded by the coding sequence TTGCTCCTGATAGGGAAGGTCCTTAGACCGCATGGGCTGGAAGGGCTCCTCCGTGTCCGGTCCTTTGCTCGGTCTGAGGCATCGTTTAGACAGACCTCGGAAGTTCTTGTAAGACCTGCCGGCGGAGAGATCCATGCGTGCAAGGTGGTGTCTGCAAATCCTCACAAGAATATTGTCTTAATGAAATTGGAGGGAGTGAACTCATTAGAAGAGGCGGAGAAGTTGAGAGAAGCGGAAGTCCTGATCCCAACTGAAACCATTCCCCGCGAGGAAGGGGAATATTTCTGGCATGAACTGATCGGCCTTAAGGTCTTTCAAAACACGGGGGAGTATATCGGCGACATCTCCCGAATTATACCCGCAGGGGGCGGTGAAATTTATGTGGTGGGGCGAGGCAAGAAAGAGATCTTTGTCCCGGCCACATACGAGGTGGTCAAAGAGATCAACCTCGAAAAGGGAACAATGACCATTTCGCCCATGGAGGGGTTGTTAAACCTGAATGACTTTTAG
- the ligA gene encoding NAD-dependent DNA ligase LigA, producing the protein MTSVEKEIEALREKLRYHNHRYHVLDDPEISDAEYDRLFRRLVDLEQQRPELVTPDSPTQKVGAEPLETFSDVRHRTPMLSLENAFSDQEIREFDARVKRFLQDDSPIQYTVEPKIDGLAVELVYEKGALKVASTRGDGFVGENVTLNIKTILDIPLTLTKKKDGPPFPDLLEVRGEVYIELEPFATLNRERVAKGLLPFANPRNAAAGSLRQLDPKVTAKRPLHMFCYGVGTVDGIPGETQYERMLQLQEWGLRVNRPYTRICEDPPEVIDYCGHLEEIRFRFPYEIDGAVIKVNRLDLQARLGEKSRSPRWATAYKFKASQETTTLLKIDVQVGRTGALTPVAHLEPVEVAGVLVRRATLHNQEEIEKKDIREGDRVIVQRAGDVIPEVVKSIRSLRTGREKRFIMPSQCPACGADVVKKGGEVVLRCPNPNCPAQVKGSFRHFVSKGAMDIDGLGEKILIKLIEKGLIQEEADLYTLTLDDLLKLDKIKEKSAGNLLTAIAKSKKATLARFIYALGIRHVGEFIASILARHFGGIEPLIHATEQELLAIDGIGPQIAESVITYFDDPRNKERLDRLLKTGIELEAPSLPPVSAVAGKTFVITGTLSSLKRSEAKEIISSKGGRVASSVGSGIDYLVVGASPGSKLKAAQDMGIPTLDEDAFLALLNA; encoded by the coding sequence ATGACCAGCGTGGAAAAAGAAATCGAAGCCCTTCGGGAGAAGCTCCGATATCACAACCATCGATACCATGTTCTCGACGACCCTGAGATCTCCGACGCCGAATATGACCGGCTCTTCAGACGTCTCGTCGATCTGGAACAGCAGCGGCCTGAACTGGTAACCCCTGATTCGCCCACACAGAAGGTGGGGGCGGAACCCCTCGAGACCTTTTCCGATGTAAGACATCGGACCCCCATGCTGAGCCTGGAAAATGCCTTCAGCGACCAGGAAATCAGGGAATTTGACGCGCGGGTGAAACGGTTCTTGCAGGACGATTCCCCCATCCAGTATACGGTGGAGCCCAAGATCGACGGCCTGGCCGTGGAACTGGTATATGAAAAGGGCGCTCTCAAGGTGGCCTCGACTCGGGGAGACGGCTTTGTGGGCGAGAACGTCACGCTCAATATCAAGACCATTTTGGACATCCCCTTGACCCTGACAAAAAAGAAGGACGGACCGCCGTTCCCTGATCTTCTGGAGGTGAGAGGCGAGGTCTACATAGAACTGGAACCTTTTGCAACTCTGAACCGGGAGCGGGTCGCCAAGGGGCTCTTGCCCTTTGCCAATCCGAGGAATGCGGCCGCCGGTTCTCTGCGACAGCTCGATCCGAAGGTAACGGCAAAAAGGCCTCTCCATATGTTCTGTTATGGCGTCGGGACCGTTGATGGGATACCCGGCGAAACCCAGTACGAGCGCATGCTTCAACTTCAGGAATGGGGCCTCCGGGTCAATCGGCCATATACCCGCATCTGTGAGGACCCGCCGGAGGTCATAGACTACTGCGGTCATCTGGAAGAAATCCGGTTCCGTTTTCCATATGAAATCGACGGTGCGGTGATCAAGGTAAACCGGTTGGATCTGCAGGCCCGTTTAGGAGAGAAATCAAGAAGCCCCAGATGGGCCACGGCCTATAAATTCAAGGCGAGTCAGGAGACCACGACGCTTCTCAAGATTGATGTTCAGGTGGGGCGCACCGGCGCCTTGACGCCGGTGGCCCACCTGGAGCCGGTTGAAGTGGCCGGCGTACTTGTGAGAAGGGCAACGCTCCATAACCAGGAGGAGATTGAAAAAAAGGATATCCGGGAAGGGGACAGGGTCATTGTCCAGCGCGCAGGCGACGTTATCCCCGAAGTCGTCAAATCGATCCGGTCCTTGCGGACCGGCCGGGAAAAAAGATTCATCATGCCCTCTCAATGTCCGGCATGCGGCGCAGATGTTGTAAAAAAAGGGGGAGAGGTGGTGTTGAGATGCCCCAACCCGAACTGCCCGGCCCAGGTAAAGGGGTCTTTCAGACATTTTGTTTCCAAAGGCGCCATGGATATTGACGGACTTGGGGAAAAGATCTTAATTAAGTTGATCGAGAAGGGGCTGATCCAGGAAGAAGCCGATCTGTATACCCTCACCCTTGACGATCTGCTCAAATTGGACAAGATAAAGGAAAAATCAGCAGGCAACCTCCTGACAGCCATAGCAAAAAGCAAAAAGGCCACATTGGCCAGGTTTATTTACGCCCTCGGAATACGGCATGTGGGGGAATTCATCGCCAGCATTTTAGCCAGACATTTCGGAGGGATTGAACCTCTTATCCACGCAACAGAGCAAGAACTCCTGGCCATCGACGGAATAGGTCCCCAGATCGCCGAGAGCGTCATTACCTATTTTGATGACCCTCGCAACAAAGAGAGACTTGACAGGCTCCTGAAGACGGGAATAGAACTGGAAGCCCCCTCCCTTCCCCCGGTCTCAGCGGTTGCGGGGAAGACTTTTGTCATCACCGGTACACTTTCCTCGTTAAAGCGTTCAGAGGCCAAAGAGATCATCTCGAGCAAAGGCGGGAGAGTCGCCTCCTCTGTGGGGAGCGGCATTGATTACCTGGTAGTGGGCGCCTCCCCCGGATCCAAACTCAAAGCGGCCCAGGATATGGGGATCCCGACCCTGGATGAAGATGCATTCCTGGCACTGCTGAATGCTTGA
- a CDS encoding RNA methyltransferase codes for MRLYIGLVHFPVYNKNHEKIVSAITTLDIHDMARLATTYDVSRFFIVTPLDDQQEFARRVLRHWLEGYGGRYNRHRKEALECVSVVGTLEQAIARIHEMEGEAPLTIATDAANPKERSISCTEAREAIWNNEVVALLFGTAWGLHEEAIRQADRVLVPILGKKGYNHLSVRTAAAIILDRLAG; via the coding sequence GTGCGTCTCTACATCGGACTGGTTCATTTTCCTGTTTACAACAAGAACCATGAGAAGATCGTGTCTGCCATCACCACCCTGGATATTCATGATATGGCCAGGTTGGCCACGACATATGATGTCAGTAGATTTTTTATTGTTACCCCGCTTGATGATCAGCAGGAATTTGCGAGGCGGGTTCTACGGCATTGGCTCGAAGGGTATGGCGGCCGGTACAACCGGCACCGGAAAGAGGCGCTTGAATGCGTTTCCGTTGTGGGAACCCTGGAGCAGGCAATCGCCCGAATCCATGAAATGGAGGGAGAGGCTCCCTTAACCATCGCCACTGATGCAGCAAACCCGAAAGAGCGGTCCATATCCTGTACAGAGGCGAGGGAGGCCATTTGGAATAATGAGGTGGTAGCCCTGTTATTCGGGACGGCATGGGGCCTTCATGAAGAGGCGATAAGGCAGGCGGACCGGGTGCTGGTCCCTATCCTGGGGAAAAAAGGCTACAATCATCTCTCCGTCAGGACCGCGGCAGCCATTATACTGGACCGGTTGGCGGGATAG
- the ffh gene encoding signal recognition particle protein — MFDSLSEKLNRTLKKLTGRGRLTEANIQDAMKEVRLALLEADVNYKVVKNLISDIRERAIGQDVLESLTPGQQIVKIVNEELARLMGEARTGLELVGRTPHVLMLVGLQGSGKTTTAAKLARHLRKQGRHPYLVPADIYRPAAVDQLKKLGVQIDVPVYPTEAGQRPDSICIDALAGAGREGADVLIIDTAGRLHIDETLMAELETIKSKMHPTEILLVADAMTGQDAVTVAKEFNARLDISGVILSKMEGDARGGAALSIKAITGKPIKFVGVGEKVDALEPFHPDRMASQILGMGDMLSLIEKAQEEFDEKEAKKLERKLKRSEFDLEDFRSQLKQMKKLGSLDDILGMIPGMGKLKKLGNLKPDEKELVKVEAIIDSMTAEERRRHKIINGSRRRRIARGSGTTVQDVNRLLKNFLQTKKMMERFTKKGGLEIPSFFG, encoded by the coding sequence ATGTTTGACAGCTTATCAGAAAAACTGAATCGCACCCTCAAAAAGTTGACCGGTCGCGGAAGATTGACCGAGGCCAACATTCAGGATGCCATGAAAGAGGTGCGTTTAGCCCTTCTGGAAGCGGATGTCAACTATAAGGTGGTCAAGAACCTGATTTCGGACATCCGGGAACGGGCAATCGGACAGGACGTTCTTGAAAGCCTGACCCCCGGGCAGCAGATTGTAAAGATTGTCAATGAAGAGCTGGCCCGATTAATGGGTGAGGCCCGGACAGGGCTTGAATTGGTGGGACGGACCCCCCATGTACTGATGCTGGTGGGACTCCAAGGATCGGGAAAGACCACCACAGCCGCCAAACTGGCCCGGCATCTGCGAAAACAGGGAAGACATCCGTATCTGGTCCCTGCAGATATCTACAGGCCGGCCGCTGTGGATCAGCTCAAAAAGCTGGGGGTGCAGATCGATGTCCCGGTCTACCCCACTGAAGCAGGACAGCGTCCTGACAGCATATGCATAGATGCACTGGCCGGGGCCGGGAGGGAAGGGGCGGATGTACTGATTATCGATACCGCCGGTCGCCTCCATATCGATGAAACCCTCATGGCCGAACTGGAGACGATCAAGTCTAAAATGCATCCGACCGAGATCCTCTTGGTCGCTGATGCCATGACCGGGCAGGACGCGGTCACCGTGGCAAAGGAGTTTAATGCGCGGCTTGATATCTCCGGCGTGATCCTCTCCAAGATGGAAGGGGATGCAAGGGGCGGCGCCGCCCTTTCCATAAAAGCGATTACCGGCAAGCCCATTAAATTTGTGGGCGTGGGGGAGAAGGTCGATGCGCTGGAACCGTTTCATCCGGACAGGATGGCCTCACAGATCCTGGGAATGGGAGACATGCTGTCTCTCATCGAGAAGGCCCAGGAGGAATTCGATGAAAAAGAGGCCAAGAAGCTGGAAAGAAAGCTTAAACGAAGCGAATTCGATCTTGAGGATTTCCGCTCACAGTTGAAACAGATGAAAAAGCTCGGCTCGCTCGATGATATCCTGGGGATGATCCCGGGAATGGGCAAATTGAAGAAACTCGGAAATCTAAAACCGGATGAAAAAGAATTGGTCAAAGTGGAGGCGATTATCGACTCCATGACCGCGGAGGAGCGACGGCGGCATAAAATTATTAATGGAAGCAGGAGACGAAGAATTGCCAGAGGGAGCGGGACAACCGTTCAGGACGTGAATCGTCTATTAAAAAACTTTTTGCAGACAAAGAAGATGATGGAACGCTTTACCAAAAAGGGTGGCTTGGAAATCCCATCTTTTTTCGGCTGA